The Balearica regulorum gibbericeps isolate bBalReg1 chromosome 5, bBalReg1.pri, whole genome shotgun sequence genome window below encodes:
- the LOC142601893 gene encoding inositol 1,4,5-trisphosphate receptor-interacting protein-like 1, translated as MAVTKFFALLVQSIIQFPQMVGDELDEATRERMEQRAELLSREMTRLLRELEQRSLEQSIMEQRTQEQSGVAWGALLFAALQCWQFWAIAGVLVVLFGLCWLLRKRSHQSASSSKECSSINRECKEVKEEENLCVSLNVGRFLKNPFQEHMQDLPCRSIFFRNLVDKLLCVCQTLSKKDFVPRLQPTITLSRHIEIWSPQKEDAVFRLLVPLKPPRGHAFHLELSTAGELPAKNSFLRVELICSCMRERLVGDMLCFLHHPEEELWKNQSPSLLGTLCTGSYLDIEKTARWFQELLTKACKVLLVSSKFRLRVLPCRRCCMLLITNVLERSFLIELIFGVQQGNLDNFMSID; from the coding sequence ATGGCTGTCACAAAATTCTTCGCCCTGCTTGTGCAAAGCATCATCCAGTTCCCGCAGATGGTGGGTGATGAGCTGGATGAGGCGACGCGTGAGCGCATGGAGCAGCGTGCGGAGCTTCTGAGTCGGGAGATGACTCGGCTGCtgcgggagctggagcagaggagcctggagcagagcatCATGGAGCAGAGGACTCAGGAGCAGAGCGGCGTGGCCTGGGGAGCcctgctctttgctgccttGCAGTGCTGGCAGTTCTGGGCCATCGCTGGAGTGCTGGTCGTGCTGTTCGGGCTCTGCTGGTTGCTCAGGAAAAGAAGCCATCagtcagccagcagcagcaaggagtgCAGCTCCATAAACAGAGAGTGTAAGGAggtgaaggaagaagaaaacctctgtgtTTCATTGAATGTGGGACGATTTTTGAAAAATCCCTTCCAGGAGCATATGCAGGATCTGCCCTGCAGGTCCATATTCTTTCGGAACTTGGTGGACAAGCTTCTGTGTGTGTGCCAAACCTTGTCCAAGAAAGATTTTGTACCACGACTGCAGCCAACCATCACGCTGAGCAGACACATCGAAATCTGGAGTCCTCAAAAGGAGGATGCTGTCTTCCGCCTGCTGGTACCCCTGAAGCCCCCACGAGGGCATGCCTTCCACCTGGAGCTGAGCACTGCAGGGGAGCTACCAGCAAAGAACTCATTCCTCCGCGTGGAGCTGATTTGTAGCTGCATGAGGGAGCGGCTGGTGGGGGACATGCTGTGCTTCCTCCACCACCctgaggaggagctgtggaaaAATCAGAGTCCCAGCCTCCTAGGCACCCTCTGCACTGGCTCCTACCTAGATATAGAGAAAACTGCCCGTTGGTTCCAAGAACTGCTCACAAAAGCCTGCAAGGTTCTGCTTGTGTCCTCTAAATTCAGGCTAAGAGTGCTGCCCTGCAGGCGCTGCTGCATGCTCCTAATCACAAATGTCTTGGAGAGATCCTTCCTGATTGAGCTGATATTTGGAGTGCAGCAAGGCAACCTGGACAACTTCATGAGCATCGACTAG